GCTGGATCACCGGCTCGCTGGTGCCGAGCTCGTTGATGCGGTTGTGCAGCGTGGTGATGTTCTGCTTCAGCGCCTGTTCCTGCACGCGGCGCGCGGCCTCGGGCTTAAGGACGCCGGTGAGCTTGACCTGGTCGCCGTCAGCGGCCTCGGTCCATTGCATGTCGGTGACCAGGTCGGTGATCAGCTGGCGGCCGCGGGCCAGCATCTCGGGGTCGCGGAAGCGCACCTCGATGTCGTCGCCAACGCGGTTCACGCCGGCATGGCGCACGTCCTTCTCGCGCAGCGAGGTGCGGATGTCGGAGGTGAGTGCCTCGGCGCGCTTGGTCAGTGCGGCCTTCATGTCGACCTGCATCAGGAAGTGCACGCCACCGCGCAGGTCCAGGCCCAGGTACATCGGCATCGCATGCAGCGAGGTCAGCCACTGCGGCGAGCGCGACACCAGGTTCAGCGCCACGATGTAGGACGGATTGGCCGGGTCGCTGTTGAGGGCCTTGGCCAGCACGTCCTTGGCCTTGAGCTGGGCGTCGGCGTCGGCGAAGCGGGCCTTGACCGAATTGCCTTCGAACTGAACGAAGTCCGGCTTCAAGCCGGCTTGCGCCAGGATCTGCTCGACGCGCTGGGCCAGCGCGGCGTCCGCCTTGACGGTGGCCTTGCCGCTGGAGACCTGCACGGCCGGCGCTTCACCGAAAAAGTTTGGCAGGGTGTAGATCAACCCCACCAGCACGGCGACCACCAGGATCGCGTATTTCCACCACGGATAGCGGTTCATGACGACTCTTCTGCCTCAGGCTGTGCCCGGGCACCCGGGCCCGGCAAGGATGTGCTCGGCGAGCGGCTTACTTGATGGTGCCCTTGGGCAGGACCTGGACCACCGCGCCACGCTGCACCTGGATCTCGACCCCGTTGGAGATCTCCAGGCTCAGGTAGCTTTCGCCGGCCTTGGTGACCTTGCCGAGCAGGCCGCCGGAGGTGACCACCTCGTCGCCCTTGGCGAGCGCCTCGATCATGGCCTTGTGCTCCTTCTGCCGCTTCATCTGGGGACGGATCATGATGAAGTACAGCACGACGAACATCAGCACCAGCGGCAGCATGCTGGTCAGGCTGGACGCAATGCCGCCGGGGGCGGCTGCAGGTGCCGCTTGTGCAAACGCTTCAGAGATAAACACGGCTCAAGCTCCAGGGACGTAGGATAAACATTTGATTGTATGCCGCAGGGCGCGCGACTTTGCCAGCGGTCGCGCGCGGCTGCAACCAAGCGTCGCTGCCGGCTGCCTGGCCGGCATCCTGCGTCCCCGTCGGTCGCCACCGGAGTCGGCTGCGCGCCACGGCCCGGGCTCGGCCGCCCAGAAGCAAAGGGCCGCAGGGAGGCTCCCTGCGGCCCTTCATGCGGACGGCCGGCGCTGTGGCTGCGCCTAGTGGCCGCGGCAGCGGCTCGGCACCCTCAGGCTTGCTTGGCGATCCACTTCGAGAACTCGGGGGTGATCAGCGCGCCCAGCAGCGCCTCGTCGTCGATGCCGCGCAGCTGGCGCAGCTGCACGAAGCCGGCGTTCGGCTCGGCCTCGGCCACCGACTCGAGGTAGCTGAGATCGGAGTTGCCGATGCCGACGAACTGCACATACGTGCGGCGGCGGCGCAGCGTGGCCAGCGTCGCCTCGAAGGCGCTGCGGTCCATGTTCTCGCCGTCGGTGATCAGGAGCACCATCAGCGGCTGCTCGCCCACCGCCTGCTTGGCGTCCTGGCCCGCCTTGTCCTTGGCGCCGAAGAAGCGGCCCAGCGCGCTGGCCTTCTTGCCTTCCACGCCGTAGTAGTGCGCCTCGATGGACTGCAGCACCGGCGCGTAGGCGGTGCCGCCCCACTTCTTCAGCTTGCCGTTGCGCACGATGCGCTTGCTGACGAAGCCGTCGATGCTGTCGGCCTGCACCTGGCCCACATAGCCGAAGCCGTCGTCGAACACCCAGACGTCCAGCAGCTGGTCGCTGTCGAACTTCATCGCCACTGCCAGGCAGCGCTCCACCACCGACTGCACGATGCCGGCGTCGTACTCGTCCTTCATCGAGCCGGAAATGTCGATGGCCAGCGCGACCTGCGACGGGATGGGCGTGATGCCGCGCTTCTGCAGCACGATTTCGGTCTTCTTGACCAGGTTGATCATGGACATGGACAGCTCCCTCTCGGAATGATGTGGATGGCGTGGCGTGCCGCGCTCAGGCCGGGCGGCCGATGGCGGCCTTCAGCTCGGTCTGCAGCGCGCCGATGCGGCGC
This genomic stretch from Eleftheria terrae harbors:
- the yajC gene encoding preprotein translocase subunit YajC translates to MFISEAFAQAAPAAAPGGIASSLTSMLPLVLMFVVLYFIMIRPQMKRQKEHKAMIEALAKGDEVVTSGGLLGKVTKAGESYLSLEISNGVEIQVQRGAVVQVLPKGTIK
- a CDS encoding VWA domain-containing protein, translated to MSMINLVKKTEIVLQKRGITPIPSQVALAIDISGSMKDEYDAGIVQSVVERCLAVAMKFDSDQLLDVWVFDDGFGYVGQVQADSIDGFVSKRIVRNGKLKKWGGTAYAPVLQSIEAHYYGVEGKKASALGRFFGAKDKAGQDAKQAVGEQPLMVLLITDGENMDRSAFEATLATLRRRRTYVQFVGIGNSDLSYLESVAEAEPNAGFVQLRQLRGIDDEALLGALITPEFSKWIAKQA